The Triticum urartu cultivar G1812 chromosome 6, Tu2.1, whole genome shotgun sequence genome includes the window TTCCCCTCAGGGCAAAGTTACCATGGTATTTGCATGCCAGTTATCAGGCCTGTGATCCGTAAGTTACCGTGCTATTTACATAGAACTTACGAGGTACTATGTTTCAACAACCACACCCCTTTCAAAGTTACCATTGTGTTTTATACACAAGTTATAAGGTCTTCGATGTGTAAAATACCGTGGTACTTACACATAAGTTATCAGGGTATGTGTACATCAACCTCGCCCCTGGTCAAAGTTACCATGGGGGATTGTACATGAGTTACCGGGTCTATAGTTCGTATATTATCATGATACTTATACCTAAAAACCTGGGTTTGTTTCGGTAACTTTTTTCATGGGTCAAAAATTACCACGATGTTTTTGCATAACTTATCACGCCTATAGCGGGTCAAAGTGGGCCATTTTTCGGGCCAACCCACGAGCACGTGTGCCCCTCATGATACTAAATATTATGTGGCTTTTCAGTGGCACACCATGTGTTGTGTTCATCTAAGAGGCCCGATGAGGCGAGTGTATATTTTTAACAGCTTGTTTTCCTTTGGTAAAAAGTTACCATCATGTTTATATTGTAAGTTATCGGTTACGCGGTGCTTATATTATCATGTTGTTCACACAAAAATTATCGGGGATGTTTTGAACAACTTTTCCCTGGGACAAAAAGTTATCATGGTGATTCTAGGTAACTTACCAAGCCCGCAGTGCTTAAAATATTATGCTATTTACACAAAATTTATCAGGGGTATGTTTCAACAaacccccccctccccccctcccccccacacacacacggGTCAAAAACTTATCATGGTGTTTAGTTATCGCAGTGCATATGTTTTCATGCTATTTACACATAAAAATATCATGGGAGGGGGGTATAGTACCGTGCTATTTATCAGGGGTATATCCAGGCACAAATCTCTGATCAATTCATATTTGCTTTTCCACAAATCATGGCAAAAGGGGAATAGAAAACATAAGTGGACAAGTTTCCTGCTATTGTTGCCTGAAATAGCTTATCCACACACAGAGAGCTGATGCTGAAGAACATCACTAGTCAGCATCAATAAGATACTAACACCTACTTCCTTCAGAAAAGACGGCGAAGACACTAGGATACAACACCATAATACATATGAAACCTTACACTAAAGTTGCAAAATTATCCATTCGTGGCCTATATACTCCCTATCAGACTATCACAAACAACAAACCAACAACTACAAATCCAACAGATTTCTGCTTCCAAATACTAGTCAACAGTACAGAAAAAAGGCTAGCAGTAGCAAACGATCAATTTGCAATCTACATAATTTACTTTCCAACTACAATCAGGATAACTGGAACAATGTCACCTTGAAGTCCACACCAGGATATGCCTAGGCCGGCAACGGGAACCTCATTCCAACCGAAATGTGCATGCACATTGTGAGGCATAAGGTGAAGATGGCCATGGACTTGGCGCTCAGGTACTTGACGGCGACGAGACCCCTTTCGGTGATTTCGTCACGGGCAACGACAATGCTCTTTCGTGCACCAGCGGACACCCGCTGAGTCGAGAACTCGAGGAATGACCGGACCATCTCTGCGGTGACCCTGCCCGTGACATCCAGCACAAACCTCCGGTTGCTTGGCATGGCCAATGTGGTCGATACTCTCTCCATTACACAGCTAGGACCTGAATTGCAGACCTCTTGCACCACTGCTGCTTCAGCTCGAGAAATGGAGGCCTCCTTTGTGACCTGCCGTGAGGTCCTGACAAACGTCTCGACGGCGCCGTTGCAGACGGACACGAGCAGGTCCTTGAGCTTGGCGTCGTGCTTGGGGTCAGTGACGCCTGCGAGCACCTGGTCGGACGTGCGCACGGCCGCGGTCCTGTCGAGGTAGGCGGCGACGGCGGTGCTGACGAACACCCGGACGAGCTCCGCGGCGGCCTCCTTGCCCCTGTTGCTGCACAGCGCGGCGAGCCAGTCCGGCTGGCCAGGGGCGCGGGGCTGGGCCTCGGGATCACGGCAGGAGAGCACGAGGTTCCTGGCGAAGCTCCCGAGGACGGCGGAGGCGAACCCGGCGCCGTCGGGGGAGAGGAGGCGGTCCAAGATCCGGTCGTGCAGCGGCGGGGAGGGAGGATCCGGGCCCCGGGAGGCCCGGTGGGAGGAGAAGGCGCGAAGGGCCCCCGAGGCGAGCGACTCGGAgagggcggaggcggcggaggagacGTGGTCGAAGGCGGCGAGCTTGGAGAGGACGAGTGCGGGGAAGGAGTGGAAGAACCGAAAAAAGTGGATCATGCTGTGATGCCGATCGAAGGGACACCGAGTGGTGTGGCAGTTTTGCAATCGGGCACAGGGTTGCCAAATACATATTTCGAAAACAAATAAACAATTTCTAGTGCAGACCATACATATAAAGAAACATACATAGAATGCTTGTATATAGGAAAGAGAGAAACATATCTTTTCTGAATCATTACTTTTCTTAAAACATGAGCTCGATCTGGTAAAGATATAGGAAAGACCACGTAAAGCTAGACCAGGAGCTCGATCTGACTGACTGAATCCACAGAGAATGTAAACTGAGCGCTCTGATTTCGCGTTGCTGCAGGCGGACGGCATGCGTGACATGGTGAGCCGAACGTGCGCTGGGTTGGTTTGGCtggtctggaccttttggtcccggttggtgggacgaaccgggaccaatgggcctcgctcctggcccaccaccattggtcccggttggtggcctgaaccgggaccaaaggctcccctttagtcccggttcttgccacaaaccgggaccaatgaggtgcctatatataccctcgcccgcTAGCAGAGCACTCccgtgctctgtttttctctggccggcgaggggaggggtttgtggtgctctagctcacctcctatgcacatgaggtgttcgatggaatgcccgagccacactacttaaactttctcctctcgaagctcgacctccaagctccattttcctcgagatttgtctagatttagcggtccatcacgccccgtccccgtcttcaccgccgtcgatcacccgcgctgatctcatcaccgacaccaccgtggtgagcctcttgttcttatcttctttctgaaaggaaaaatattcttacttgtctgtttagatagatacttgtatcattttcttacatttattattgcatcttatatagtgcgatggttttggtatccgcccccgtcggccctcgtcctgtctatgattcggatgtggtatgtatattatctttataactattggttcatttattgtttatgaaaattatgccgaccaacgtgacatagattttatttatctaggatgtatgtgaatcggaaatgccaaccgaccctattgtcgagaggttaaatttagttgaagaagaaaacaatttgttgaaggaaaaaaattgaggaggagaagatgatattggagttgcatgttgcggatgtcgtcgatgatcacaagatcaagatggatgcaatgcgcttgaagattagaaagattagaaaatatgccattcataccgaggcttggtatcattatgtcgttggatcaattgttaccttggttgcgattatgatcgcatttgttttcgcattgaaatgttttacatagtttcaatgtatggtttaattaattagatgctctggagagctatatgttgttagatgagaactatgtatgcactttggttttaatgtgatgatgaacttctattaatttggacacttaattatatataatgcacgcagatgaaccggcaatggatgtacggtgacagacacacccgcgagtacattaagggcgtgcatgagtttctcgatgcggctgaggcaaacaagcagaatgattttatgtgttgtccatgcactgaatgtgggaatacgaggtcttactctaaccggaaaatccttcactcccacctgctttacaagggtttcatgccacactataatgtttggacgaggcacgaagaaataggggttatgatggaagacggcgaagaagaagagtacgatgacaactatgtgccccctgaatacggtgatgctgcaacggggggagctggtgaagatcaagaggaaccagacgatgtgcccaatgatgctaccacgggtgaagctgctgaagatcaagaggaaccagacgatgtgcccgatgatgatgatctccaccgggtcattgtcgatgcaaggacgcaatgcattaggcaaaaggagaagctgaagttcgatcgcatgttagaggatcacaaaaaagggttataccccaattgcgaagatggcaacacaaagcttggtaccgtactggaattgctgcagtggaaggcagagaatgctgtggctgacaaaggatttgagaagctactgaaaatattgaagaagaagcttccaaacgataacgaattgcccgacagtacatacgcagcaaagaaggacgtatgccctctaggattggaggtggagaagatacatgcatgccctaatgactgcatcctctaccgcggtgcatacaaggatctgaacgcatgcccggtatgcggtgcgttgcggtataagatcagacgagatgaccctggtgatgttgacggcgagcccctcaggaagagggttcctgcgaaggtgatgtggtatgctcctataataccacggttgaaacgtctgttcagaaacgaagagcatgccaagttgatgcgatggcacagtgagaaccgaaagaaagatgggaagttgagagcacccactgacgggtcgcagtggagaaaaatcgagagaaagtactgggatgagtttgcaaaggacccaaggaatgtatggtttgctttaagcgcggatggcattaatcctttcggggagcagagcagcaatcacagcacctggcccgtgactctatgtatgtataaccttcctccttggatgtgcatgaagcagaagttcattatgatgccagttctcatccaagtccctaagcaacccggcaacgaaattgatgtgtacctaaggccattagttgaagaacttttacagctgtggaatggaaacggtgtacgtacgtggcaTGAGCatagacaggaggaatttaaccttaaggcattgctgttcgtgaccatcaacgattggcccgctctcagtaacctttcaggacagacaaacaaaggataccacgcatgcacgcactgtttagatgacactgaaagtatatacctggacaaatgcaggaagaatgtgtacctgggccatcgtcgatttcttccgaccaaccatcaatgtcgaaagaaaggcaagcatttcaaaggcgaggcagatcaccggaagaagccctccatgcgcaccggtgatcacgtgcttgctatggtcaatgatttacactacgtaatctttggaaagggtcccggtggactagctgttccaaatgacgctgagggacacgcacccatgtggaagaagaaatctatattttgggacctaccctactggaaagacctacgGGTGCCGCTCGTCTCAGAATCGGGGCATGAATCGAATATGGCATGAGATACGTAGACGAAGACAAGCCGTGATGTCAGAAAATGTACCAGTTAAGGATTTCAAACATATGATGACTAGCAATTTCAAACATGATGATGGaaacatgatataattcacggatagaatgacataattcaaaatatgatgactatgtaaacatgatgagatgatataactatattatgtctttagaaaatgggttggcatgccataattcagatacatgctatctatgtaaacatcatggcatgctataattcaaatatatgatttatatactgaGCAAGTGAGTagagggcaatcacatatatgatgtgtcaactaaggagatggcattaaatattgtgtatatgatgtaaaaactaagcattgcaagaGAACATACACATggtatgagtaatataaccctgccaagtttgagaatacacctgatacgtctccaatgtatctataatttttgattgttccatgctattatattatccatctaggatgttatATATGCATTTATactgctattttatatgatttttgggactaacttaatAAAGAGCCTAGTGTCAGTTTCTTTACCAATGACCCTAAAGTATGCTACCAGATTGGACCAACGTGAATGAATTTGTGACTTTTCTCTGCTTGTGGTGTGTTGATGCTACCCGCAGAAAGGGAAAACAGCGACAAGAGGCGCAGATTGACCACTTGGAGAAAATGGACGGCATGATGTGAATTTTCTTATCAATTGGAATCTACGAAGAAAGCCACGGAGGGCGAAGATGCGACGCCAATGGGAAGTCCACACCAAGAAGAGGTTCCAGGAGGTGATGGCTAGGCATCGCCTGCTACAGGAGTGTGTCGGCAGCGGGGTGTGCCTCTACCACCCAAATGCCTTTCCAATAATCATGAGCAACGCTACTCACCCGTCTTGGGCAGCCCTAGCTGAACCGAAGCTTCGGTTGCATCGCCCTCGGTGAGGACCCGCCCTGACTTAGTGTTTTCTAACTCAGAGACCAAAAATGATcctcttatcattatgaagaggTAATACATCCCAGAGACAGAGTTAACCAGCCTAAGAAGAATACTTGCATGATAGACGCACGTATCTGTATATGgtcaggctcatggacagtcaccCTATGTGGCCAGAATAAGATATCTCAGAATGTGAAGGGATATTGTGCTTGTTTATGCCGCATTTATCTGTGGAGGCGATCTCCAAATTCGCCTCAAGGCTCATACGAGAGATGAGGCGATACGCATCACGCTTAATAGGGATTGCAGCCAGCGTACGCAGGCGGAGGAGTAGTGGCTGTTTGTTGAGAAAGCGTCTATCTCAGACTAGAAAAGAGAGCTTTCCTCATCCTTGACTATGCCACGGGAGTCGGGAATTATTGCTGGGTCACTAAGCCCCACAATACCCTCAGCGATTCTTTCAAGACTCTATCAATGCCATGGGGTGGACATCCCTATACAATAAGCCAGTTGATTAGTCgagtcaatgtgagactttcctCTTTTTTGATCTTCCTCCACACAACCCGTAATCTGTGACATTAGAGAAAACAAAATTCGTATTTCAGCCGCCACGTAGTGATAGTCCATCGAGACTGACAACGCTCAATTGCTCACGGAAGGAGTGAGATGGACAAACTTGAGAAATGTGATAACCGAATTGACACATCAGGAAAGAATATGCCTGGTGTCTTCGAAGACCGGGTTGGTGGCTATGGAATTAAAGATTCTATCGTCTGAGTGGAAAGGGTGCAGACAAGAACTTGACGCGAGTTGGGATGAGGGCTACAACTACGTATATGATCTTGTAGGGAAGCAAGTGGACCTATTCTTTGGACTAGTTATTATTAGACTTACAAAGTGAGAAGCGAGAAATAGACACATAAACAATTTTATCGCGCGCGATCTGGGTAGTCACAGAGCAAGCGTATAAGAACGTATAATTCAGGGTAGTTCATGTCCAATGACTTTAATCGAGAAAGCTAAATGGTCTGAAATATTCAATACCCGAGAAGCGCCACAATAAGAAAAAATAGAACATTAGTATATATAAAGTGTGTTGATGTTAGATTAGTGCGAACTTACATAGGGAACATTCGAGAACAAACGTGCACTCGTTGATTAATTTTTAGTTGTACATCTGAGAGTGGGAAAGGAGAGTGCAAAAAATGGCGAATTTAAGTGTAAGTGGGGGATGCTTGATACACTGGTCCGCAGAGGCGGAAAGCGGATTAAGAATTTTTCGATTTATGCTGCGATGACACTTGATAACTAATGAGCGACATTTAGGAGGTATAAAATCTTTAGAGGTGTACATGCGAGATGCGAGATTCCTTATATGGTATTTTCGGGTGACTGCCTAGCCAAAAACTGAAGTGGCTATAAACACTGAGGTTAGAGCCTCAGTGCAACCATTGTCTATGAAGTTGGTTCACCTTGGCTGTTATGAAGAGATAGAAAAGATACAGGAGAACAAAAGAGTATTTTAGACATTAGGAGTTCCAGATGAGTGACGGCCAATTTTCTGGCGCCAAACCGATGTTTTTCTTTTATACTGGAGAAAGAAAAGGGACAATAATAGAAGACTCGGACAAGCACGGAGACAAGGCAAAACACGAGTGACTGGGGTTCACAAGAATTGAGTCCTGAGCCATCATAAAAGGGTTGATGGGGAAAAAATCTGTCCCACTCCACTGTCAAGGCCTGGACGCCGCGCCACTGCAGGCACACTGCATAACTCGCGAAACGAACTGACTGTCGATGCAatggctgacccaagcatcctacaaaaaattatcctatggttacggcgcaataagcaaatgacacaagcaaagaaaaagtgaagactttctcccgcaataagcaaatgctatgtgggtgaaattatgataccatcccaactttcaactttttcagagttcatttgaaatgctttcatgtcttatggttcgaaactttgatacttcgaaagtgattgtccattttgtacacgaagtgcatcaagtttttgtcgtaaccctctctactttttggaacatgctatgtgggtgaaatgatgataccatgccaactttcaaccttttcagagttcattttgaaatgctttccaatttcagagtcatttagctcaaagaatgaattaatagcaaacagaatgaactacaaaacttttatgaaaataaaaacaatcaattaaaatattatgttatgatcaactaaaataaaactataatattcttcaatagcaaaaagaatatatttgtgtgacctaaaatcaatataagtatttaattgtaagtataaataaaaaataaatagcaaagaagaaaaaattctaattttatagtaaagttattcataaactagtgattcacacaaatttttaaaaattcaaatttaaactatttaaaatttaaaactaataggcactaacagaaagtttataatttttgtgacctaaaagcaaaaagaaatcactaaaaaactgtaagatAATTTGGTAGTTTGATGAGCTATCTCTCTTCTCCTcaattgatatatatatatataagtagttatgtgtttgatcttcgtgttcttgagatggacacgatcttgatgtatcgcgagctttgctattatagttggatcttatgatgtttctccccctctactctcttgtaatggattgagttttccctttgaagttatcttatcggattgagtctttaaggatttgagaacacttgatgtatgtctatgtgcttatctgtggtgacaatgggatatcacgtgatccacttgatgtatgttttggtgatcaacttgcgggttccgcccatgaacctatgcataggggttggcacacgttttcgtcttgactctctggtagaaacttgtGGTCCATCTCTGAAAGTTTGTGTTAGATGATATTTAGAGGAGTACGTTAGTGCAAAAAAAATGAGGTGGGCAAACCGcaaaaaaaatgtagaaataaaaagaaaaacacCAAAAAAATGCCACCCTACTGTTTAGGTGCGTTTGACCGCCATCGCCTGATAAGAAAACCGGATCTGAGGAGACCACACTCACTTGGATCGTACTGTCAGTGCCGCGCTGCAGAGAGAGAGTGTGAAGTAGATTGAAagtctgagattgtgtgatgcatatcgtataattcATACCAACAGGCCAACAATGGCGGGGACATAAATGAAGAGTGTGACATTAAAAGGAGTACTAAGGTGCAGTCATCTGGGAGGAGTTTCGGAGTTTGGAGGGAGTACGAGTCATAGGCCTGTATCTTATAGGTCGTGGTGATTTTCTAGTCACGAGACGCTCGTGACATACAAATCGAATATCCGAGATGGAATAAATTATGAGGTGGCTTTTGGGCGCCGGGGCAAGCACAAGGTATTGGGTTCGGTTGTGGCACAAACATCGTACGACTCACTAGGTGGGCCTTGGTACCCATAGATGTGTCTGGCTCAGTCTGCTTCTAGCTCAGCATTAGAGACAACCATcacactttaaatagggcaccggaTGTTAGCATTCCCGTTGAGAACTCGACAACTTTAGCTCCGgttgtgccacaaaccggtaaATGTGCAAATCTGATAGGTTCTAGAGCACACACTACAGCCGGTCATCGCTTTCTTGTGGCGGATGACGCTCTGAAGATGAGAGAGAGCTTGTGGTCTCGCGGTGTTAGTAGATGGCTCGCACAAGCACGCGGCACAAAAGGAGGAGAAAAGTCAGTCATGCTTGATGGGTAGCCAACAGGACACCGGGACCATAGCATACACGCTGTTGTGAGAGAGCACCTATTGACACATCATCTTATTGGTCTGAAGAATGTCGCGTATAGCCGAATATCGTGATTGTTTTGAGAGCCGGGCTCGCGCTCTTCTAGAGGGAGAGGAGAGTCTCAGGAAGAGATTGGGGGAGAGAGACTTGATGAGTATTGAACCGTCACTGGAGAGTCAACCAGGAGGGGACAGAGAGAGGGCGGAGCAGTGGGAACGTGAGCTGATGGAAGGTGATTCAGTGAAACTGGTACGATCAAGGAGCGACGGGAGAGAGCGCGGATAGGTCGACCAAGGATGTGTACTATTTCGGTGGTGAGGAGCGTTGGGGTCATGTTGGCGTGAGACATGAAGGGAGCTACGAGGGCTATGGAGGGAGCGAGGGGCCGAGAGGGCGAGAAATGCTCGAGGCATAAATCCGAGAGGATCCATGTTGGTGAAAACAAAGTATAGAGGCTTTGGAAGGGGCTGAGGCGGAAGGCTAGTTGGGTACAGAGGGATTTGTAAAAGGAAGACATACAATGAtggtatcaccattaagaaagctcgacttgtcgttaagatgtttcccgacaagttcaaggagttgactacgatgagactttctcactcgtagcgatgctaagagtctgttggaattatgttagcagttactgcattatttatgaaatcttgcagataggatgtcaaaacattgtttcctcgacatttcttgaggaaaggttgtatgtgatacaaccagaaggttttgtcaatcctgaaagatgctaacaagtatgcaaagctccagcaatccttctaaggactggagtaagcatctcggagttggatattacgctttgatgagatgatcaaagattttgggtttatacaaagtttatgagaaacttgtatttccaaagaagtgagtgggagcactatagaatttctgatgagtatatgttgttgacatattgttgatcagaaatgatgtagaatttctggaaagctatagggttatttgaaaagtgtttttcaatggaaaacctggattaagctacttgaacattgagcatcaagatctataaggatagatcaaaaacgcttaatagtactttcaaatgaatacataccgtgacaagattttgaaggagttcaaaatagatcagcatcaagaaggagttcttggctgtgttacaaggtgtgagcattgagtaagactcaagacctgaccacggcagaagagagagaaaggacgaaggtcgtcccctatgctttagacgtaggctctacagtatgctatgttgtgtaccgcacctgaagtgtgccttgccatgagtcagtcaaggggtacaagagtgatccaggaatggatcacatgacagtgcgaacttatccttagtaactagtggactaaggaattttctcgattatggaggtggtaaaagagttcgtcgtaaagggttacgtcgatgcaaactttgacactaatccggatgactctgagtagtaaaccggattcgtatagtagagcagttatttggaatagctccaagtagcgcatggtagctgcatctacaagatgacatagagatttgtaaagcacacatggatctgaaaggttcagactcgttgactaataaacctctctcacaagcaagatatgaacaaaccccatgggtgttggattcattacaatcacatagtgatgtgaactagattattgactctagtgcaagtgggagactgttggaaatatgccctagaggcaataataaatggtTTTATTATagtttccttgttcatgataatcttGCTCTATGTCTGCTATAATTGTATAGAAATTCGCTATCATGGACAGGCCGGGTCGCCGGTGACCCGTGAATAACCTCCATGTGGAAGAACTGGACCACCAGAGACTTGCATGCTCCCGGAGTAGGCTCTCTATCGTTGACGTCAGGCCTTCGGTGAGAGCCAAGTAGAGGCCTATTATCCGTTTCTGAACGATTTCTTCCTGTCACCATCATCGGAAATGGCTGAAGTTGTGAGAGATTGATGTATGTAAATACGTTGTTAATGAATTGGGGAGTAGTCTTAAATAATATTAGGAGTATATGTTCATGTTGATAGAGACTCAAGGATAAGCACATACTATGCTAAGCGAATATTTTATGAATATATAAATATTGTTGTAGTGTCTAATTTGTATCTGCTAATTTAAGGCTTTTCGCTGTATGATGATCAAGTTAGTACAGGTGCGATTAGAGAACGATCATGATGGAGATTTGTGAGAGACCAATGAACATTCGTAGACAAATGACCAAATAGTCCCCCTCTCGTCTCACTCGGAGAACACTCAATCCGTAGAAGGGAGAATGACACGGAGAAAGAGAGGCGGGAAGAGCAAATGAAAGCAGATGTGGGATAGTAAGGCCAAAAGGAATGAGGAGAAGAAGAGAATTAGGTCACAATCCACGACTATACTATACTAGGGTTAAATCGCAAGATTTGAATCGATTCATAAATTTCATATGTGGAACTATGGAGAATCTGAGAATATTGACCTCTTGAATAGTGTTTAAGTAATGGTCCTTAAGTGATTTCGAGACAAACGATGATTATTAGATGACTTGATGTTTGGGCACATATTTGTTacatttatttttttatttaggttTGCACGGGTTGATGAGATGAAGGATATACTCTCGTACGCAGGTTGAGGTCGGACACGTCGAGAGAGAGTAAATAATCATCATAATGAGGCCGAAATGATGGACCCATAGTAAAGAGGAATGGTGTAAGCGGAATGAGTAACGAGGTAGGACTTAGCGGTAA containing:
- the LOC125516921 gene encoding protein PHLOEM PROTEIN 2-LIKE A10-like codes for the protein MIHFFRFFHSFPALVLSKLAAFDHVSSAASALSESLASGALRAFSSHRASRGPDPPSPPLHDRILDRLLSPDGAGFASAVLGSFARNLVLSCRDPEAQPRAPGQPDWLAALCSNRGKEAAAELVRVFVSTAVAAYLDRTAAVRTSDQVLAGVTDPKHDAKLKDLLVSVCNGAVETFVRTSRQVTKEASISRAEAAVVQEVCNSGPSCVMERVSTTLAMPSNRRFVLDVTGRVTAEMVRSFLEFSTQRVSAGARKSIVVARDEITERGLVAVKYLSAKSMAIFTLCLTMCMHISVGMRFPLPA